In Streptomyces chartreusis NRRL 3882, the following are encoded in one genomic region:
- a CDS encoding helix-turn-helix domain-containing protein, whose amino-acid sequence MILLDTAELAADERVEAFRAALLSSSVPSRVRMEESGERVFARMERWHFGELMLFTSSSSGWAVTRSPRCLRLEGPSMVSLSLQVHGTGRFGQSDRQDLVEPGELMLNDLTIPYEFAWSGRGGARALQVPYDLLGVPPHIVRRGAERLRASPLYDMVRVHIARLHADADTLEGDPGAAALGTATVELVRALLTSAAGVDADARPVPAESLLQRVLAYARTHLTEPDLTASRVAHAHNISVRALYRLCARAGLSLEQWIIEQRLEGARAALVSPVGRTRTIASVARAWGFTDPSHFARRFKAAYGVTPRQWRA is encoded by the coding sequence ATGATCCTTCTGGACACGGCGGAGCTGGCGGCGGACGAGCGCGTGGAGGCCTTCCGTGCCGCCCTGCTGAGTTCGTCCGTGCCGTCGCGCGTCCGCATGGAGGAGAGCGGGGAGCGGGTGTTCGCGCGGATGGAGCGCTGGCACTTCGGCGAGCTCATGCTCTTCACGAGCAGTTCCTCCGGCTGGGCAGTGACCCGTAGCCCCCGCTGTCTGCGTCTTGAGGGTCCGTCGATGGTCTCCCTGTCCCTCCAGGTCCACGGCACGGGCCGGTTCGGCCAGTCGGACCGGCAGGACCTGGTCGAACCAGGCGAGCTGATGCTCAACGACCTGACGATCCCCTACGAGTTCGCCTGGTCGGGCCGCGGGGGCGCACGGGCCCTCCAGGTGCCGTACGACCTCCTCGGCGTGCCCCCGCACATCGTCCGCCGGGGCGCCGAGCGGCTGCGGGCCAGTCCTCTGTACGACATGGTCCGCGTGCACATCGCCCGCCTTCACGCCGACGCCGACACCCTCGAAGGCGACCCGGGTGCGGCCGCCCTCGGCACGGCCACCGTGGAACTCGTGCGCGCGCTGCTCACCTCCGCCGCCGGAGTGGACGCCGACGCCCGGCCCGTCCCGGCCGAGTCCCTCCTCCAGCGCGTCCTCGCCTACGCCCGCACCCATCTGACGGAACCGGACCTCACGGCCTCCCGTGTCGCGCACGCCCACAACATCTCCGTGCGCGCCCTGTACCGCCTGTGCGCGCGGGCCGGGCTGAGCCTGGAGCAGTGGATCATCGAGCAGCGCCTCGAAGGTGCCCGCGCCGCCCTGGTCTCCCCGGTGGGACGCACTCGGACCATCGCCTCGGTCGCCCGTGCCTGGGGTTTCACCGATCCCAGCCACTTCGCGCGCCGATTCAAGGCCGCGTACGGCGTGACGCCCCGGCAGTGGCGGGCGTAG
- a CDS encoding alpha/beta hydrolase — protein MSTPDEELIERANAAGRTPVVFVHGLWLLPSSWDRWAQHFERAGYAPVSLSWPDDPGTVEEANRHPEVLAGKTVGQVADHLAGLIGGLKRNPAVIGHSFGGLLTQILAGRGLSAASVAIDPAPFRGVLPLPVSSLRSAAPVLTNPANRNRAVPLTFDQFRYAFANAVSEEEARQLYETFAVPAPGAPLFQAATANLNPWTEAKVDTENPERGPLLIISGEKDHTVPWALSNASYRRQRRNPGITEIIEIKDRGHALTIDHGWQEVADTALAFVRRFV, from the coding sequence ATGAGCACACCTGACGAGGAGCTGATCGAGCGGGCCAACGCCGCCGGCCGGACGCCCGTCGTCTTCGTCCACGGCCTGTGGCTGCTGCCGAGCAGCTGGGACCGCTGGGCGCAGCACTTCGAGCGGGCCGGGTACGCCCCGGTCTCGCTGTCCTGGCCCGACGACCCCGGCACCGTCGAGGAGGCCAACCGTCACCCGGAGGTCCTCGCCGGCAAGACGGTCGGGCAGGTCGCCGACCACCTCGCGGGACTGATCGGCGGCCTGAAGCGCAATCCGGCGGTCATCGGTCACTCGTTCGGCGGACTGCTCACCCAGATTCTCGCCGGGCGGGGCCTGTCCGCCGCGTCGGTCGCGATCGACCCGGCGCCGTTCCGGGGCGTGCTGCCGCTGCCCGTGTCGTCGCTGCGCTCGGCGGCGCCGGTGCTGACCAACCCGGCCAACCGCAACCGTGCCGTGCCGCTCACCTTCGACCAGTTCCGGTACGCCTTCGCCAACGCGGTGAGCGAGGAGGAGGCCCGGCAGCTGTACGAGACGTTCGCGGTACCGGCACCGGGCGCGCCGCTGTTCCAGGCGGCCACGGCGAACCTCAACCCGTGGACCGAGGCGAAGGTCGACACCGAGAACCCGGAGCGCGGTCCGCTGCTGATCATCTCGGGCGAGAAGGACCACACCGTGCCGTGGGCACTGTCCAACGCCTCGTACCGGCGCCAGCGGCGCAATCCCGGGATCACGGAGATCATCGAGATCAAGGACAGGGGCCACGCCCTGACCATCGACCACGGCTGGCAGGAGGTCGCGGACACCGCTCTGGCGTTCGTGCGGCGTTTCGTCTGA
- a CDS encoding acetylxylan esterase produces the protein MALFDLPLDELREYRSASTEPEDFDAFWSKTLQEAREHDLDARFEPVDTGLSTVQVFDVTFAGFGGHPVKGWLILPAGADGPLPLVVEFIGYGGGRGLPHEHLLWASTGRAHFVMDTRGQGSAWGAGGGTADPVGGAPAYPGFMTRGIDAPENYYYRRVFTDAVRAVEAARSHPLTDPARTVAVGGSQGGGITIAVGGLIPDLAGIAPDVPFLCDYPRAATITDRHPYREIGLYLKTHRGRTEQALRTLSYFDGVHFATRGGAPALFSAALEDQTCPPSTVFAAFNAWNHEDKTIEVYDFNDHEGGGPFQEAAKLRWMRSYI, from the coding sequence ATGGCCCTGTTCGACCTTCCTCTCGACGAACTCCGCGAGTACCGCAGCGCGTCCACCGAGCCCGAGGACTTCGACGCGTTCTGGTCCAAGACGCTCCAGGAGGCACGCGAGCACGACCTGGACGCCCGCTTCGAACCGGTCGACACGGGACTGTCCACGGTGCAGGTGTTCGACGTGACGTTCGCCGGGTTCGGCGGCCACCCCGTCAAGGGCTGGCTGATACTGCCGGCGGGGGCGGACGGCCCGCTGCCGCTGGTCGTGGAGTTCATCGGGTACGGCGGCGGACGCGGGCTGCCGCACGAGCATCTGCTGTGGGCGTCCACGGGCCGGGCGCACTTCGTGATGGACACCCGCGGGCAGGGCAGCGCCTGGGGAGCGGGCGGCGGCACGGCCGACCCGGTGGGCGGCGCCCCCGCATACCCCGGTTTCATGACGCGCGGTATCGACGCGCCGGAGAACTACTACTACCGCCGGGTGTTCACCGACGCCGTGCGTGCCGTGGAGGCGGCCCGCTCGCACCCTCTCACCGACCCGGCGCGCACGGTCGCTGTCGGTGGCAGCCAGGGCGGCGGCATCACGATCGCGGTCGGCGGCCTGATCCCGGACCTGGCGGGCATCGCGCCGGACGTGCCGTTCCTGTGCGACTACCCGCGCGCGGCGACGATCACGGACCGCCACCCGTACCGCGAGATCGGCCTGTACCTCAAGACGCACCGCGGCCGTACCGAGCAGGCCCTGCGCACGCTCTCCTACTTCGACGGCGTCCACTTCGCCACCCGCGGCGGGGCTCCCGCGCTCTTCTCGGCCGCCCTGGAGGACCAGACCTGCCCGCCCTCGACCGTCTTCGCGGCCTTCAACGCCTGGAACCACGAGGACAAGACGATCGAGGTGTACGACTTCAACGACCACGAGGGCGGGGGCCCCTTCCAGGAGGCGGCCAAGCTGCGCTGGATGCGTTCGTACATCTGA
- a CDS encoding sulfite oxidase-like oxidoreductase, with the protein MHITRGFTGRPRGDDPGLPPGQYDAGDDWPVLSAEVTPDLAPADWTFRIDGLVDEPRTWDWEEAHRLPPSAYEGAIHCVTSWSKFGVRFAGVSLDAFWDVVRPHGSATHAVAYSHTGYTTNLPLADLTGGRAWIVWEYDGGPLAPEHGGPARLLVPHLYFWKSAKWIAGLRILDHDEPGFWEQNGYHERGNPWQEQRYSGD; encoded by the coding sequence ATGCACATCACCCGAGGCTTCACCGGGCGCCCACGCGGGGACGACCCCGGTCTGCCGCCCGGCCAGTACGACGCGGGCGACGACTGGCCCGTGCTGTCCGCCGAGGTCACGCCGGACCTCGCGCCGGCCGACTGGACGTTCCGTATCGACGGTCTGGTGGACGAGCCGCGCACCTGGGACTGGGAGGAGGCGCACCGGCTGCCGCCGTCGGCCTACGAGGGCGCCATCCACTGTGTGACGAGCTGGTCGAAGTTCGGGGTGCGGTTCGCAGGGGTGTCCCTGGACGCGTTCTGGGATGTGGTCCGGCCCCATGGGTCGGCCACCCATGCCGTCGCCTACTCGCACACCGGCTACACCACGAACCTCCCGCTCGCCGACCTGACCGGCGGGCGCGCCTGGATCGTGTGGGAGTACGACGGCGGGCCGCTCGCCCCGGAGCACGGCGGCCCGGCGCGGCTGCTGGTGCCGCACCTGTACTTCTGGAAGAGCGCCAAGTGGATAGCGGGCCTGCGGATCCTCGACCACGACGAGCCGGGTTTCTGGGAGCAGAACGGCTATCACGAACGGGGCAACCCCTGGCAGGAGCAGAGGTACTCCGGTGACTGA
- a CDS encoding putative protein N(5)-glutamine methyltransferase, whose amino-acid sequence MPSVSPVPPSSRGSVVAALRTAGCVFAEDEAELILATARTPAEAAAMVERRAAGLPLEVVVGWAEFRGLRITVDPGVFVPRRRTEFLVEQALARAPGAGVVVDLCCGSGAVGAALAAGLGSVELHAADIDPVAVRCARGNIAAAGGHVHQGDLFEALPVDLRGRVGILAANVPYVPSDEIGLLPPEARTHEPLVALDGGVDGLDVLRRVAAEAPRWLASGGCVLVETSRQQTPTALEAFERNGLTAHLAVSDELYAHVVIGVAP is encoded by the coding sequence ATGCCCTCCGTGTCTCCCGTTCCACCGTCCTCCCGCGGCTCCGTCGTCGCCGCGCTGCGCACCGCCGGCTGCGTCTTCGCCGAGGACGAGGCCGAGTTGATCCTCGCCACCGCTCGCACCCCGGCCGAAGCCGCCGCCATGGTCGAACGCCGTGCCGCGGGCCTGCCCCTCGAAGTCGTCGTCGGCTGGGCCGAGTTCCGGGGCCTGCGCATCACCGTCGACCCGGGCGTCTTCGTGCCGCGCCGCCGCACCGAGTTCCTGGTCGAGCAGGCCCTGGCCCGGGCGCCCGGCGCCGGCGTCGTCGTGGACCTGTGCTGCGGTTCGGGCGCCGTCGGGGCGGCGCTGGCCGCCGGACTCGGCAGCGTGGAACTGCACGCCGCCGACATCGACCCCGTCGCGGTGCGCTGCGCCCGTGGCAATATCGCCGCCGCCGGCGGTCACGTCCACCAGGGTGACCTGTTCGAGGCGCTGCCCGTCGACCTGCGGGGCCGCGTCGGCATCCTCGCGGCCAACGTGCCGTACGTACCGAGCGACGAGATCGGCCTGCTGCCCCCTGAGGCCCGCACCCACGAGCCGCTGGTCGCCCTCGACGGCGGCGTGGACGGCCTCGACGTCCTGCGCCGGGTCGCGGCCGAGGCGCCCCGCTGGCTCGCGTCCGGCGGCTGCGTCCTCGTGGAGACGAGCCGCCAACAGACACCGACCGCCCTCGAGGCCTTCGAACGCAACGGCCTGACGGCACACCTGGCCGTCTCCGATGAGCTGTACGCCCATGTCGTGATCGGCGTCGCACCGTAA
- a CDS encoding GNAT family N-acetyltransferase — MIVTMGIRIAPAAVADFHQVLADHSRYWGERDLRSLHLLALVQEFGSTCLVARAEDGIRGYIFGFVTPEGTGYVHLIATRDDVRGTGLGRRLYAAFAEAAECHGARKLKAITSVENAGSIAFHRSLGFDTKIVDDYNGPGRAMAVFHRDLPLNVPRP, encoded by the coding sequence ATGATCGTCACCATGGGGATACGCATCGCACCGGCCGCGGTGGCCGACTTCCATCAGGTCCTGGCTGATCACTCCCGTTACTGGGGCGAACGCGACCTTCGGTCGCTGCACCTTCTGGCACTGGTGCAGGAGTTCGGTTCCACATGCTTGGTTGCCCGGGCCGAGGACGGAATCCGCGGGTACATTTTCGGGTTCGTCACCCCGGAGGGCACCGGGTACGTGCATCTGATCGCCACGCGGGATGATGTCCGTGGCACCGGTCTCGGGCGTCGTCTGTACGCGGCGTTCGCTGAAGCAGCGGAATGTCACGGTGCACGGAAGTTGAAGGCGATCACGTCAGTCGAGAACGCCGGCTCGATCGCCTTCCATCGCAGCCTCGGCTTCGACACGAAGATCGTCGACGACTACAACGGCCCCGGCCGGGCTATGGCCGTCTTCCACCGAGATCTGCCGCTCAACGTCCCGCGGCCCTGA
- a CDS encoding SpoIIE family protein phosphatase encodes MSAAGSPMAEGDEPARAPVRPSGLLDVLRVASVVLDTEGRIVLWSPQAEELFGYEAREALGQYAARIMVHEQHLDLVVKLFADVMGTGQSWAGAFPVRRKDGTTRLVEFRNMRLLDDQGDVYALGLCADQSTVHRLEREVALSTRMIAQSPIGLAVLDTDLRYVSVNPALEELNGVPAEEHLGRTVRDVVPRMDVDALEAAARRVLDTGEPVVDQSTIGRTPADPDQDHAWSISLYRLENAFGTVLGVAVSIVDVTEQYRAGIEAEAARRRLAMIADASGRIGTTLDLDRTARELADVAVPELADIAAVDLLDAVVQGRRTSLDPAEAAVIRALAVQGYDSAEALEAADPPGQVARYAPDRLVTQCVRTASPVLLPHVEDEDLARIARSPEAAGLLGRAGVHSYLAVPLIARGEVLGALDLKRTRNPLPFTEDDLLLARELAARAAVQIDNARWYQSARETALTLQRSLLPSHPPVTGGLEVASRYQPAGATSEVGGDWFDVIGLEGGKTALVVGDVMGSGIPAAAAMGRLRTATNTLASLDLDPALLLEHLDRITAGLEQAIATCVYAIHDPHLRQCRIANAGHLPPVRVRAGRPPELLDLPTGVPLGVGGVAFSTTTVDLEPGDRLVLYTDGLVETRRDPLDERLDTLLSLLEGPDRPLEEVCDLLLRTLHEPDNFDDVALLIARATTPD; translated from the coding sequence ATGAGTGCAGCCGGGTCTCCCATGGCCGAGGGCGACGAGCCGGCGCGCGCGCCGGTGCGGCCGAGCGGGCTGCTCGACGTCCTGCGCGTGGCCTCGGTGGTCCTGGACACCGAGGGCCGCATCGTGCTGTGGAGCCCCCAGGCCGAGGAGCTGTTCGGGTACGAGGCGCGGGAGGCGCTGGGGCAGTACGCCGCCCGGATCATGGTGCACGAGCAGCACCTCGATCTCGTGGTCAAACTGTTCGCGGACGTCATGGGCACCGGGCAGAGCTGGGCCGGGGCCTTCCCCGTCCGCCGCAAGGACGGCACCACGCGGCTCGTGGAGTTCCGCAACATGCGGCTGCTCGACGACCAGGGCGACGTCTACGCGCTCGGTCTGTGCGCCGACCAGTCGACCGTGCACCGGCTGGAGCGCGAGGTGGCGCTGTCGACGCGGATGATCGCCCAGTCCCCGATCGGTCTGGCCGTGCTGGACACCGACCTGCGGTACGTCTCGGTCAACCCGGCGCTGGAGGAGCTCAACGGCGTGCCGGCCGAGGAGCACCTCGGCCGCACGGTCCGTGACGTGGTGCCGCGGATGGACGTCGACGCCCTGGAGGCCGCGGCGCGCCGGGTGCTGGACACCGGGGAGCCGGTCGTCGACCAGTCCACGATCGGCCGCACCCCGGCCGACCCGGACCAGGACCACGCCTGGTCGATCTCGCTGTACCGGCTGGAGAACGCCTTCGGGACCGTGCTGGGCGTGGCCGTCTCGATCGTCGACGTCACCGAGCAGTACCGGGCGGGCATCGAGGCCGAGGCCGCGCGGCGCCGCCTGGCCATGATCGCCGACGCCTCCGGCCGCATCGGGACCACGCTGGACCTGGACCGCACGGCCCGTGAGCTCGCCGACGTGGCCGTGCCGGAACTCGCCGACATCGCGGCCGTGGACCTGCTGGACGCGGTGGTGCAGGGCCGGCGTACCAGCCTCGACCCGGCCGAGGCGGCGGTGATCCGCGCGCTGGCGGTCCAGGGCTACGACTCCGCCGAGGCGCTGGAGGCGGCCGACCCGCCCGGGCAGGTGGCCCGGTACGCGCCCGACCGGCTCGTCACCCAGTGCGTGCGCACGGCCAGTCCCGTGCTGCTGCCGCACGTCGAGGACGAGGACCTGGCCCGCATCGCCCGGTCCCCGGAGGCGGCCGGGCTGCTGGGCCGGGCCGGCGTGCACTCGTATCTGGCGGTGCCGCTGATCGCGCGCGGCGAGGTGCTGGGCGCCCTGGACCTCAAGCGCACCCGCAACCCGCTGCCCTTCACCGAGGACGATCTGCTGCTGGCCCGCGAGCTGGCCGCGCGGGCCGCCGTGCAGATCGACAACGCCCGCTGGTACCAGAGCGCCCGCGAAACCGCGCTCACTCTCCAGCGCAGCCTGCTGCCGAGCCATCCGCCCGTGACGGGCGGGCTGGAGGTCGCCTCCCGCTACCAGCCGGCCGGGGCCACGAGCGAGGTGGGTGGCGACTGGTTCGACGTGATCGGCCTGGAGGGCGGCAAGACCGCGCTCGTCGTGGGTGATGTGATGGGCAGCGGCATCCCCGCGGCGGCGGCCATGGGGCGGCTGCGCACGGCGACCAACACGCTGGCCTCCCTCGACCTCGATCCCGCCCTGCTGCTAGAGCACCTCGACAGGATCACCGCAGGGCTGGAACAGGCCATCGCCACCTGCGTCTACGCCATCCACGACCCGCATCTGCGGCAGTGCCGGATCGCCAACGCGGGTCATCTGCCGCCGGTGCGCGTCCGGGCCGGGCGTCCTCCCGAACTGCTCGACCTGCCGACCGGGGTGCCGCTCGGCGTGGGCGGTGTCGCCTTCTCCACGACGACCGTCGACCTGGAGCCGGGCGACCGGCTGGTGTTGTACACCGACGGCCTCGTCGAGACCAGGCGCGACCCGCTCGACGAACGGCTCGACACGCTGCTGTCCCTGCTCGAAGGGCCCGACCGCCCGCTGGAGGAGGTCTGCGACCTGCTGCTGCGCACCCTGCACGAGCCGGACAACTTCGACGACGTGGCCCTGCTCATCGCCCGGGCGACAACACCGGACTAG
- a CDS encoding GntR family transcriptional regulator, which produces MARTTPHDHPPTEGEPLYRRIATELLGELRDGTVPPGERLPGERRLAGHFGVSRETVRQALELLRHDGLVATDRRGSHATLPGRPVETPAALTFPVGAGAATPGTVARATVAWEPPPPDHAEALGLAPDRPTLIHRYRYATADGRGLRTAVTSFSAVALAEVEELARYRDRADGTAAAHLRRAYDWMRRAGLTLHHRDAITPLASTPSVRVTRRVHDQYARPLEITDLVVDAQQDALVYEFTLPGRAPTPATAGASRRTRP; this is translated from the coding sequence ATGGCCCGCACCACCCCGCACGACCACCCGCCGACCGAAGGAGAGCCCCTGTACCGGCGGATCGCCACGGAGTTGCTCGGCGAACTGCGCGACGGCACGGTGCCGCCCGGCGAGCGGCTGCCGGGCGAGCGGCGGCTGGCCGGACACTTCGGGGTCAGCCGGGAGACGGTACGGCAGGCGCTGGAGCTGCTGCGTCACGACGGCCTCGTCGCCACCGACCGGCGCGGCAGCCACGCCACCCTGCCCGGCCGGCCGGTCGAGACCCCGGCCGCGCTCACCTTCCCGGTCGGCGCCGGGGCAGCGACACCGGGCACGGTCGCCCGCGCCACCGTGGCCTGGGAGCCGCCCCCGCCGGACCACGCCGAGGCCCTGGGCCTGGCCCCGGACCGGCCCACCCTGATCCACCGCTACCGGTATGCCACCGCCGACGGACGCGGACTGCGTACCGCCGTGACGTCCTTCTCCGCCGTGGCGCTCGCGGAGGTGGAGGAGCTCGCACGCTACCGCGACCGCGCCGACGGCACCGCCGCCGCGCACCTGCGGCGCGCCTACGACTGGATGCGGCGCGCCGGTCTGACCCTGCACCACCGCGACGCCATCACCCCCCTCGCGAGCACGCCGTCGGTGCGGGTCACCCGGCGCGTGCACGACCAGTACGCGCGTCCGCTGGAGATCACCGACCTCGTGGTGGACGCCCAACAGGACGCGCTGGTCTACGAGTTCACCCTGCCGGGCCGGGCGCCTACGCCCGCCACTGCCGGGGCGTCACGCCGTACGCGGCCTTGA
- a CDS encoding ferredoxin reductase → MTETFAPPTRFAVPGRIAVSEQAASAWRTATLTGMRRETARAATFRFAVPGWPGHLPGQHLMVRLTAEDGYAAQRHYSIASAPDDSGHVELTLDHVEGGEVSGWFHTVARPGDQVEVRGPVSGFFAWPGDRPALLIGAGSGVVPLMSMVRHHRARNLAVPLRLLVSARSPEELIYAREFGPETTPVFTRSAPEGVAVGRMAEAHVAPLLAEQPPGGWEAYVCGSNSFAEHASRLLVTAGQPVDRIRIERFG, encoded by the coding sequence GTGACTGAGACGTTCGCGCCCCCCACGCGGTTCGCCGTGCCCGGGCGCATCGCCGTGAGCGAGCAGGCCGCCTCCGCGTGGCGGACCGCCACGCTGACCGGGATGCGCCGCGAGACCGCGCGTGCCGCCACCTTCCGGTTCGCCGTGCCCGGCTGGCCGGGGCACCTGCCCGGTCAGCATCTGATGGTGCGGCTGACCGCCGAGGACGGCTATGCGGCCCAGCGTCACTACTCGATCGCGTCCGCGCCGGACGACTCCGGGCACGTCGAGCTGACCCTCGATCACGTCGAGGGCGGCGAGGTCTCGGGCTGGTTCCACACCGTCGCCCGGCCCGGTGACCAGGTCGAGGTGCGGGGCCCGGTGAGCGGCTTCTTCGCCTGGCCGGGCGACCGGCCCGCGCTGCTGATCGGCGCCGGCTCCGGCGTCGTGCCGCTGATGTCGATGGTCCGGCACCACCGGGCGCGGAACCTGGCGGTTCCGCTGCGGCTGCTGGTGTCCGCGCGCAGTCCCGAGGAGCTCATCTACGCCCGGGAGTTCGGACCCGAGACGACGCCCGTGTTCACGCGGAGCGCGCCGGAGGGTGTGGCGGTGGGACGTATGGCGGAAGCACATGTGGCGCCGCTCCTGGCCGAGCAGCCTCCCGGCGGCTGGGAGGCCTATGTGTGCGGCTCCAACTCCTTCGCCGAGCACGCCTCCCGGCTGCTCGTGACGGCGGGTCAGCCGGTGGACCGCATCCGGATCGAGCGTTTCGGCTGA
- a CDS encoding GNAT family N-acetyltransferase has translation MVTLETPRLILRRWREEEVAPMAAVNSDPEVMRWIRDGSVFDEQQTRGRVRAWESEWESQGFGLFAVEIRSTGELAGFTGLSVPNYLPEVLPAVEVGWRLGRSHWGQGLATEAAAAAVRFGFEERGLERIVSITQVGNDASERIMTKLGMHLFRETVNPAGGRRVRVFELSSDQYVTTTR, from the coding sequence ATGGTCACGCTTGAGACTCCCCGTTTGATCCTGCGTCGCTGGCGCGAGGAAGAAGTTGCGCCCATGGCCGCCGTCAATTCCGACCCCGAGGTCATGCGGTGGATCCGTGACGGCAGCGTCTTTGACGAACAGCAGACTCGCGGCCGGGTCCGAGCGTGGGAGAGCGAGTGGGAGTCGCAGGGCTTCGGTCTGTTCGCCGTGGAGATCCGGTCCACTGGCGAGCTGGCAGGGTTCACGGGCCTTTCGGTGCCCAACTACTTGCCGGAGGTACTGCCGGCGGTTGAGGTGGGCTGGCGGCTGGGACGTTCCCACTGGGGGCAGGGCTTGGCCACCGAGGCCGCTGCGGCCGCTGTACGGTTCGGGTTCGAAGAGCGAGGGCTGGAGCGGATCGTCAGCATCACTCAGGTGGGCAACGACGCCTCCGAACGGATCATGACCAAACTGGGGATGCATCTGTTCCGTGAGACCGTCAATCCCGCCGGCGGTCGGCGAGTGCGGGTGTTCGAGTTGTCGTCGGACCAGTACGTCACAACCACTCGTTGA
- a CDS encoding MarR family winged helix-turn-helix transcriptional regulator, with amino-acid sequence MKSADAVETIQREMTVFARRARAAAGRMHPELSLVSYTLLGHLEESGGCRATDLAVHYALDKSTVSRQVAALERAGLIERRPDAEDQRVLVLHLTEAGRRILAQVTESRRAAFRERLADWPAEDLARFADYLVRYNAGPAPGRHDQGRTAPTDDQARTTPAHD; translated from the coding sequence ATGAAGTCCGCCGACGCCGTGGAGACCATCCAGCGGGAGATGACGGTCTTCGCCCGCCGCGCCCGTGCCGCGGCGGGGCGGATGCACCCGGAGCTGTCTCTGGTGTCGTACACACTGCTCGGGCACCTGGAGGAGAGCGGCGGATGCCGAGCCACGGACCTGGCCGTCCACTACGCCCTGGACAAGTCCACCGTCAGCCGTCAGGTGGCCGCCCTGGAACGCGCCGGTCTGATCGAACGCCGCCCCGACGCGGAGGACCAGCGCGTCCTGGTCCTGCATCTGACGGAGGCCGGCCGGCGCATCCTGGCCCAGGTCACCGAGAGCCGCCGCGCGGCCTTCCGGGAGCGGCTGGCGGACTGGCCGGCCGAGGACCTGGCGCGATTCGCCGACTACCTCGTGCGCTACAACGCGGGCCCGGCTCCCGGCCGGCACGACCAGGGTCGCACCGCACCTACGGACGACCAGGCGCGCACCACACCTGCGCACGACTAG
- a CDS encoding EstA family serine hydrolase, which yields MSENEAQVRGHCDPRFTAVRSAFEENFRDRGELGAAVAVTVGGGTVVDLWGGWADAAHTRPWEQDTLVNVWSTTKGPVALCAHILADRGLLDLDAPVAVYWPEFAAAGKEKVLVRHLLSHRAGLAGLREPHSLEQLCDWELTTQRLAATQPWWEPGTTSGYHALTYGHLVGEVVRRVSGLLPGAFLEREVTGPLGIDFRIGLPEKDYGRAAELDQPPVATSSEQAAVFAQLAPAAIAALTNPAVSAAAAGTPGWRAAEIPAANGHGTARAVAELYGVFAGGGSYGGHRVLSPAAAERVREGQGRCRDLVLGAGFEGETEAALGLWLSGSNGSYGPNPRAFGHDGFGGSCGLADPEAGVSMGYVMNRMGPHIADDPRKMALIDALYSAL from the coding sequence ATGTCCGAGAACGAGGCACAGGTGCGCGGTCACTGCGACCCGCGTTTCACGGCGGTACGCAGCGCGTTCGAGGAGAACTTCCGGGACCGGGGCGAGCTGGGTGCCGCGGTGGCCGTCACCGTCGGCGGCGGGACGGTGGTGGACCTGTGGGGAGGCTGGGCCGACGCGGCACACACCCGGCCGTGGGAACAGGACACGCTGGTCAACGTGTGGTCCACGACCAAGGGGCCGGTGGCACTGTGCGCGCACATCCTCGCCGACCGGGGGCTGCTGGACCTCGACGCGCCGGTGGCCGTGTACTGGCCGGAGTTCGCCGCGGCGGGCAAGGAGAAGGTGCTCGTACGGCATCTGCTGTCCCACCGCGCCGGTCTGGCCGGGTTGCGTGAACCGCACTCGCTGGAGCAGCTCTGCGACTGGGAGTTGACCACACAGCGGCTCGCGGCGACGCAGCCCTGGTGGGAACCGGGAACCACGTCCGGCTATCACGCACTGACCTACGGCCATCTGGTGGGCGAAGTCGTGCGGCGGGTGTCGGGGCTGCTGCCGGGGGCCTTCCTGGAACGGGAGGTGACCGGGCCGCTCGGCATCGACTTCCGAATCGGCCTGCCGGAGAAGGACTACGGGCGGGCGGCCGAGCTGGACCAGCCGCCCGTCGCGACGAGCAGTGAACAGGCCGCCGTCTTCGCCCAGTTGGCACCCGCGGCGATCGCCGCGCTGACCAACCCCGCGGTGTCCGCCGCCGCGGCCGGCACGCCCGGGTGGCGGGCCGCCGAGATACCCGCGGCGAACGGGCACGGCACCGCGCGTGCGGTCGCCGAGCTCTACGGCGTCTTCGCGGGAGGCGGCTCGTACGGGGGCCACCGCGTCCTGTCCCCCGCAGCGGCGGAGCGGGTGCGCGAGGGACAGGGCAGATGCCGGGATCTGGTGCTCGGCGCCGGGTTCGAGGGCGAGACCGAGGCGGCGCTCGGGCTGTGGCTCAGCGGATCCAACGGCTCCTACGGACCCAATCCGCGCGCTTTCGGTCACGACGGCTTCGGCGGCTCCTGCGGGCTCGCGGACCCGGAGGCGGGGGTGTCGATGGGCTACGTGATGAACCGGATGGGGCCTCATATCGCGGACGACCCGCGGAAGATGGCGCTGATCGACGCTTTGTACAGCGCACTCTGA